A part of Escherichia marmotae genomic DNA contains:
- the dusA gene encoding tRNA dihydrouridine(20/20a) synthase DusA, translating to MSAESQTAYPAHRFSIAPMLDWTDRHCRYFLRLLSRNTLLYTEMVTTGAIIHGKGDYLAYSEEEHPVALQLGGSDPAALAQCAKLAQARGYDEINLNVGCPSDRVQNGMFGACLMGNAQLVADCVKAMRDVVSIPVTVKTRIGIDDQDSYEFLCDFINTVSGKGECEMFIIHARKAWLSGLSPKENREIPPLDYPRVYQLKRDFPHLTMSINGGIKSLEEAKAHLQHMDGVMVGREAYQNPGILAAVDREIFGSSDTDADPVAVVRAMYPYIERELSQGTYLGHITRHMLGLFQGIPGARQWRRYLSENAHKAGADINVLERALKLVADKR from the coding sequence ATGTCAGCAGAATCACAAACCGCTTATCCCGCACACCGTTTCTCGATTGCTCCTATGCTCGACTGGACGGACAGACACTGCCGCTATTTCCTGCGTCTGCTTTCCCGCAATACGTTGCTCTATACCGAAATGGTGACCACCGGGGCGATTATTCACGGTAAAGGTGATTACCTGGCGTACAGTGAAGAAGAGCATCCGGTGGCGTTGCAGTTGGGTGGAAGCGATCCGGCGGCGCTGGCGCAATGTGCGAAGCTGGCACAAGCGCGCGGATACGATGAGATCAACCTGAATGTTGGCTGCCCATCTGACCGGGTGCAGAACGGGATGTTTGGCGCGTGCCTGATGGGCAATGCGCAATTGGTAGCCGACTGCGTGAAAGCGATGCGCGATGTGGTGTCGATTCCGGTGACGGTGAAAACGCGTATTGGCATTGATGATCAGGACAGTTATGAATTTCTCTGTGATTTCATCAACACTGTTTCCGGCAAAGGTGAATGCGAGATGTTTATCATCCACGCGCGTAAAGCCTGGCTTTCTGGTTTAAGTCCGAAAGAAAACCGTGAAATCCCGCCGCTCGATTACCCGCGCGTCTATCAACTGAAGCGTGATTTCCCGCATCTGACGATGTCGATTAACGGTGGTATTAAGTCACTGGAAGAGGCTAAAGCGCATTTGCAACATATGGATGGTGTGATGGTCGGGCGCGAGGCGTATCAAAACCCCGGCATTCTGGCGGCGGTGGATCGTGAGATTTTTGGTTCCTCGGATACCGATGCCGATCCGGTGGCGGTGGTACGAGCCATGTATCCGTACATTGAACGCGAGCTTAGCCAGGGTACGTATCTCGGTCATATCACCCGCCATATGTTGGGGTTGTTCCAGGGGATCCCTGGCGCGCGGCAGTGGCGGCGTTATTTAAGTGAAAATGCCCATAAAGCAGGTGCCGATATTAACGTGCTGGAACGCGCGCTCAAACTGGTGGCGGACAAGCGTTAA
- a CDS encoding CsbD family protein codes for MNKDEVGGNWKQFKGKVKEQWGKLTDDDMTVIEGKRDQLVGKIQERYGYQKDQAEKEVDSWEKRHDYRW; via the coding sequence ATGAATAAAGACGAAGTCGGCGGTAACTGGAAACAGTTCAAAGGTAAAGTGAAAGAGCAATGGGGAAAACTGACCGATGATGATATGACGGTCATTGAAGGTAAACGTGACCAGTTAGTGGGTAAAATCCAGGAACGTTACGGTTACCAGAAAGATCAGGCAGAGAAAGAGGTTGATAGCTGGGAAAAACGCCATGATTACCGCTGGTAA
- the pspG gene encoding envelope stress response protein PspG, whose protein sequence is MLELLFVIGFFVMLMVTGVSLLGIIAALVVATAIMFLGGMLALMIKLLPWLLLAIAVVWVIKTIKAPKVPKYQRYDRWRY, encoded by the coding sequence ATGCTGGAACTACTTTTCGTTATTGGCTTTTTTGTCATGTTGATGGTCACTGGTGTTTCGTTGCTGGGTATTATCGCCGCGCTGGTTGTGGCGACGGCCATTATGTTCCTCGGCGGTATGCTGGCATTGATGATCAAGTTGTTGCCGTGGCTGTTGTTGGCGATTGCAGTAGTGTGGGTAATCAAGACGATTAAAGCACCAAAAGTGCCGAAATATCAGCGCTATGACCGCTGGCGTTACTAA
- the zur gene encoding zinc uptake transcriptional repressor Zur, with the protein MEKTTTQELLAQAEKLCAQRNVRLTPQRLEVLRLMSLQEGAISAYDLLDLLREAEPQAKPPTVYRALDFLLEQGFVHKVESTNSYVLCHLFDQPTHTSAMFICDRCGAVKEECAEGVENIMHTLAAKMGFALRHNVIEAHGLCAACVEVEACRHHDQCQHDHSVQVKKKPR; encoded by the coding sequence ATGGAAAAGACCACAACGCAGGAGTTATTAGCGCAGGCTGAGAAACTCTGTGCGCAGCGAAATGTGCGCCTGACCCCGCAGCGCCTGGAAGTGTTACGTTTGATGAGTCTGCAGGAAGGGGCAATCAGCGCCTACGATCTGCTTGATTTGCTGCGTGAAGCCGAGCCGCAAGCCAAGCCGCCAACGGTTTATCGCGCACTAGATTTTCTGCTTGAGCAGGGTTTTGTACATAAGGTGGAATCCACCAACAGCTATGTGCTCTGCCACCTGTTTGATCAACCAACTCATACCTCCGCAATGTTTATTTGCGATCGCTGCGGCGCAGTGAAAGAAGAGTGTGCGGAAGGTGTAGAAAACATCATGCATACACTGGCGGCAAAAATGGGTTTTGCCCTGCGGCATAATGTGATTGAAGCGCACGGATTATGTGCAGCGTGCGTGGAAGTAGAAGCGTGTCGCCATCATGATCAGTGCCAGCATGACCACTCTGTACAGGTGAAAAAGAAACCACGTTAA
- the dinF gene encoding MATE family efflux transporter DinF — protein MAFLTSSDKALWHLALPMIFSNITVPLLGLVDTAVIGHLDSPVYLGGVAVGATATSFLFMLLLFLRMSTTGLTAQAFGAQNPQALARALVQPLLLALGAGALIALLRTPIIDLALHIVGGSEAVLEQARRFLEIRWLSAPASLANLVLLGWLLGVQYARAPVILLVVGNILNIVLDIWLVMGLHMNVQGAALATVVAEYATLLIGLLMVRKILKLRGISGEMLKTAWRGNFRRLLALNRDIMLRSLLLQLCFGAITVIGARLGSDIIAVNAVLMTLLTFTAYALDGFAYAVEAHSGQAYGARDGSQLLDIWRAACRQSGVVALLFSVVYLLAGEHIIALLTSLTQIQNLAERYLIWQVILPLVGVWCYLLDGMFIGATRAAEMRNSMAVAAAGFALTLLTLPWLGNHGLWLALTVFLALRGLSLAAIWRRHWRNGTWFAET, from the coding sequence ATGGCATTCCTCACTTCATCTGATAAAGCGCTCTGGCATCTCGCCTTACCCATGATCTTCTCCAATATTACCGTTCCTTTGCTGGGGTTGGTTGATACGGCGGTTATTGGTCATCTTGATAGTCCGGTTTATCTGGGCGGCGTGGCGGTTGGTGCAACGGCGACCAGCTTTCTCTTTATGCTGTTGCTGTTTTTGCGTATGAGTACTACCGGGCTTACTGCACAGGCTTTTGGTGCTCAAAATCCTCAGGCATTAGCGCGGGCGCTGGTGCAGCCGTTGCTGTTGGCGTTGGGGGCTGGGGCGTTGATTGCTCTACTGCGTACGCCGATTATCGATCTGGCGCTGCATATTGTTGGTGGTAGCGAAGCAGTGCTGGAACAGGCGCGGCGCTTTCTTGAAATCCGTTGGCTAAGCGCCCCGGCGTCGCTGGCGAATCTGGTGCTGCTTGGCTGGTTGCTCGGTGTGCAATATGCCCGTGCGCCAGTGATTTTGTTAGTGGTTGGCAATATCCTCAACATTGTGCTGGATATCTGGCTGGTGATGGGACTGCATATGAACGTGCAGGGCGCAGCGCTGGCGACGGTTGTTGCAGAATATGCGACGTTGCTGATTGGTCTGCTCATGGTACGTAAAATCCTCAAACTGCGCGGTATCTCCGGCGAAATGCTGAAAACAGCCTGGCGAGGAAACTTCCGTCGCTTACTGGCGCTTAACCGCGACATCATGCTTCGCTCATTGCTGTTGCAACTCTGCTTTGGCGCAATAACGGTTATTGGCGCGCGGCTGGGGAGCGATATTATCGCTGTTAACGCGGTTCTGATGACGTTACTCACCTTCACCGCCTATGCGTTGGATGGCTTTGCCTACGCCGTTGAAGCGCATTCTGGTCAGGCGTATGGCGCGCGTGACGGTAGTCAATTGCTGGATATCTGGCGCGCAGCGTGCCGCCAGTCAGGTGTCGTGGCACTGTTGTTTTCTGTAGTTTATCTGCTGGCAGGGGAACACATTATCGCGTTGCTGACCTCGTTAACCCAAATTCAGAATCTGGCCGAGCGTTACCTTATCTGGCAGGTCATTTTGCCGCTGGTGGGAGTCTGGTGTTATCTGCTGGATGGCATGTTTATTGGCGCAACGCGCGCCGCCGAAATGCGAAACAGCATGGCAGTGGCAGCGGCAGGTTTTGCACTTACGTTACTCACATTGCCGTGGTTGGGTAATCATGGGTTGTGGTTGGCATTAACCGTCTTTCTGGCTCTGCGCGGGCTTTCTCTGGCGGCTATCTGGCGGCGTCATTGGCGCAATGGAACCTGGTTTGCTGAAACGTGA